From Pan paniscus chromosome 6, NHGRI_mPanPan1-v2.0_pri, whole genome shotgun sequence, one genomic window encodes:
- the LOC100994803 gene encoding protein CFAP144P1: protein MAGHPKERVVTDEVHQNQILRELYLKELRTQKLYTQYHVNPLRKVHRITRKPMSWHDNLEEPADARFLNLIHHAAQGPTKKYPEAQTENQEIGWDSEALVDPERRDHRMNHFRVYNDITLYKAKMWSLGEDDRHK, encoded by the coding sequence ATGGCGGGACACCCGAAAGAGAGGGTGGTCACAGATGAGGTCCATCAGAACCAGATCTTGCGGGAGCTGTACCTCAAAGAGTTACGAACCCAGAAACTCTACACGCAGTACCACGTGAATCCCCTGCGCAAGGTTCACAGGATTACGAGGAAGCCTATGTCTTGGCATGATAACCTGGAGGAACCCGCAGACGCCAGGTTTCTGAATCTcattcaccatgctgcccaggggCCAACGAAGAAGTACCCAGAGGCACAGACTGAAAACCAGGAAATTGGGTGGGACTCAGAAGCCTTGGTCGACCCAGAACGCCGTGACCACAGGATGAACCACTTCAGGGTCTACAATGACATCACTCTGTACAAAGCTAAAATGTGGAGCTTGGGAGAAGATGATCGCCACAAGTAG